CTTATCTCCAGCGGAATCCAGTTCTTTAACACCACTGAACCCAAGTTCAGACATATCCTGCTTTGCCATCAAGTTCCTGTAGGATAATTAACAAGTCTCATGATGCAACTCCTATCCAACGCTAccttaaacatttttaaaggAGAAGTAGATAGAACTGAAAGAGAGTAAAAAGGGACTAACTTGGCCATTCGACACTGGAGATATTTCTTAGAGAGATGTCTGCATTGCTCAGATTTGTTAGATGAAGACTTGAGACAGCCTAGATATTCTTTCTTCtcctgaaaaataaaaacagaatgcTAAGTGAATTACTCAAAGATAAACCAAAACATCTCTACATGGAGAACAAAGAGAAACTCGTAATACCGCATCACATTCGTGTAAGTGATCCAGAGGGAAAATGCCCTTTTCTGGTGGGATAGGTCTCAATCCTCTGTTTCCTCCAAATGCTCCACCTGCCATACCCATACACACAAACAAATCAACAGGAGCATGTAACGGGATCAAATCGAGAGCTTTAGGAAGTAATATTGTCCGTAAGGTATATAAATAGTGAATAAAGGTAAACGCAAAAGAAGATATAATAGCTATGTGAATACAAAACCTTCAATCTAGGGTTTAAGCAGAACTAAGCATCATTATAAGCAAATGCATCACAGTTCTCTTGTCTCCCCCAACAATACAGAACCGCGCAGATTACAACTAAATCCGATTAACCATTAGTGAATGGTTACGAAAAGGCTAACTAGCTACAAATTGCCCAAAGATACCTCATAAATCTAGTATGCACAGATTCCTAAAACCAGCATAGGCTTTAGATAAATCTCCTTCACTTCTTTAATTCAAGAGACATcgaagcaagaaaaaaaaaagaataatgagGAGAAGAGAAAAAACATACCTGTACTCATATCGACACTTGGATTCGCCTCTCTATTTGTTTCTCGATTTGGTGTTCAATTCAGAAGACACTCTGAGGTTTTGATGCTGAAAAGTCAGGAGCTATAAGGGGCCAATTGCTAAAACTTACCCGTACAACAGCACTTGTCATGTTTAGGGTCAGGCCCAAGATGGCCCATATTTTCAATCTTTATGATTCTTGTTAGGGATGTTGTGTAGGGCGGAGGTATTAAGGGGTTGGCCAGCTCAtagataaaaactaaaaaccctaaccctaattaATTGTTCTAAAGCATTTTGGACCAATTTAGAGTCGGGCCGAAATAAGTATGGGTTTAAATCGGGTTAGGTCttattacattaataaaaaataaatccatGTTTTATGTTGAAACGACGTTGTTTTGTGATATCTTCTTCTCCAATTCAGCAGATACGacgatctcttcttcttcgaaaTCGTCGAcgatctcttcttcctcgaaatcgTCGACGATCTCTTCTTCCTCAAACTTAGACGTCTCTCTCTgccagtctctctctctctcgcttgtCTCTATTtccgcttctctctctctccgcctgTCTCTTTCCGCCTCTCTCTCCGCCAGCCTCTCCGCCTCTGTCTCTCGAACTAGAGCAAACCCAGGTTAGCCCTTACAATCAATCTGGGTTTGGTTTAGATTTCGAACTAGAGGAAAGTTATGTTCTGGGTTTTTGAAGAATTACTTGCTTGTGTTTGAAATTCATAGATTTATCTTAGATTGCTTCTTATAGTGTTTGAGTCACTGGTATATATCGTGTGAGAATGTTTCATAGTGTTTAAGCCTTTTCTCTGTTTCAGCTTGACTCTAAAATCTGTTAGAGATTTTTTATGTTCTTTATCTAACTTATATTCATTAACTACAGGAGATATTGAAGGTTTCTTTCCAGCAAAACCCATTGTTGATTATGTTATGTTTGCTATTTGTTAATGTGTCCTGTTCTTGAGTGTCATGTCATGGTCTTGAGCTAAAGTTACGTGAGAGCATGCACTTAGTTCTGTTGTGTCCTTAATTCTGTTGTACTTAATGCAGATGAGTAAAGGTTCTGTTTTTTCTAAGTTTGCTATATGTGTTGTGAGATGAGTTTGCTATTTGTGTTGTCTGTGTTCTTATGAGTTCATTGTTTGTATTCTTATGACCTTGAAGCAAGATGAAGATGTGGGGTTGTCATTCTGTGACAAGGAAGTAATAGAGTCAACATCAAATTGAAAAGAAAGAAGTCATATGCGTTGGAAGAGCCCAAGAACAGAAGGAACCTTTaacaaaatagaatttttttacaatttttataatatctTAGACGTGGTTTATTTCAAAGTATGTGTCGtggtttgttatttatataagatTCAAACCTTTGATTTAACGTTATTtgatttaactttttatatgaTAACCACTAtggaaaatattttacataaaaaaaatgtaaagggCTTAAAGGGTTAATAAGGGTTGAACCCTATTTTACATAGTTTAATGGGTTTTGAAAGGGTTAGTATTCACTTAGGATTGAGCTTAAACTAAACAGGGTTGGGTTGGGCTGGACAACCCTATACAACATCCTTAATTCTTGTAGTTACTTTATGTCCCAGTGGATTAACTTTTCTATTCAAACGACAACCGTTATGGTGGATACGATCGTAATTATCGTGACACAAACGGGTGATGGCGAAAACGCTGATGACGAAAACAACTTACTGATGAAGGAGATAGAGATGTCAGTTGTGTGTAGAGTTTGTGTTATGTGCGATTTACTCATCACAAACAGAAGTGCGTTGTTTTGTAAAGCATAAAGATTTTACGTAAtctgttttatgtttttctgaactgagctttttttttttttgcgttacTAATGAGTTCATTATCTTATCAAAGAAGATGATTGGAGGTAAATTATGAGAACGTAAGATAAATAACTGATAAACCAGAAACTtgagatataaaaaaaacatccaTAACTGAACTTAAAGCAATTGTCATAGCAAAACGAAACCATACGAGGAGGATCCTTgatacaacaaaaacaaaacaaaaagatttgaGAAACTAGATAATAGGTTCCACAACCAAAAATCATCTTCATTCGGTGGCTGAAATGAAGGCGCTTCCAGGTTGACGTTTAGCCAAAGGACCATGGTTCGACAGGAACTGCAACACAAAGAACAAAATACAAATCAGAATCAACCTCATAGTCAAGaatcaaacaaagaaaagaacaaAACCTTAGCATTGACACCATCGGGAACAATCCTCTTCGACTGCCTCATCCTCGTGTAGTCAGCACGGTTGAACTTAGTGAATCCCCTATAACATCAAATGAACACTTAATTAATCTCTTCAAAAGAATCAAAGCAAGACATTAAACTAAAACCCATACCATTTCCTGCTAACAATGATCTTCTGACGACCAGGGAACTTAAACTTAGCCCTCCTGAGAGCCTCCTGAGCATGAGCTCCATGGTTATCCTTGCACCTCACAGACAAAAGCACCTGCCCAATCGCAACCCTAGCGCAAGTCCCCAAGGCCTTACCAAACGCACCTCTCATACCAGTCTGGAGCCTATCAGCCCCGGCGCACGAAAGCATCTTGTTGATCCTCAGTACATGGAAAGGATGAACCCTAATCCTCAAATGGAACGCGTCTTTTCCGGCGGATTTCACCATGTACTTGTTGCAGGCGATACGCGCAGCCTCGAGGGCCTCGCTGGAGACGTTCTCCTTCTCCCAGGAGACGAGGTGGACGCAGAAAGGGAACTCGTcgactcctttcttcttcatgCCGACGTCGTAGATGCGGATCTTGGGGTCGGGGACACCACGGCAGTAGCGGGATTTCGGGTAGGGTTTCCCCTTGATCTGACGGTAACATCTCGCAGGTCCTGTAAACAAACACGAATCGTATACATTTAACAGATTGTTCAATCGATTGCAAACAGACCTAATCAGAGCCTAGGGATTCCAGATTGAGCTAATTCGAATTAAAGGTGGAGAAGAGAAGACTTACTTCGTCCCATCTTGTTTGGTTGCGTTCGGCGATGGTGAGGAAAAACCCTAGAAATGTTGTCTTTATAGGAGGAACAACGAGAGAACCCTAAACTTAGCAGACGTAACTGCTTATCTAGAAGGCCCATTGGACTTTTGATATACATCTTTGACTTGGCCATTTAAGATCCAATGTAAACACgattttcttcttcgtttttgttTCGTCTAAtgttttttattcattaagaaAAACATTTTTGATTCCTCTTTATTCGTTGCCAGTTTTGTGTCATTGTGGGTGTTTACAcgaggattgatagataaatcATAAATCTAATCCAATGCACAATAACCAAGTACTCTACAAGGTTTTACTTCGGcaagcaaaaaataaaataagagccAATTTTGAAAAACTCAGAACAATGCCATTCTAAATAGAACTCAACGGTGATACAAAATTAGACAACACATTAAAAATCCAGTGTAAACAcgattttgttctttttttttttctttctttcgtcgaatgtttttaaatttataaagaaTAGAAACATAACGTTTTTGATTCCTCTCTATATGTTGCCAAACTTGTGTCATTGTGTGTGTTTACACTAGAGGGTTGATTAAATCATAAATCCATCCACATCAATAACACATATGCAAAATACTTCTAACTAGGATTTATGTTAATTGTTTAGAAGTTGATTTTAGCTTCTCTGACTGAGCTATTTGTTTACTTGTgttattttgtagttttgtttctttgaacTAAATTTTTAGGATCTCCAGCTCCATAGAAGAAGTCCTGAACTCGAAGAACGATCTTCTTCTTGAATCCAACCCAATCTACAAGAAAGTCCATGTCCACGGTGATGTCTCAATCTGCGAGTCTCTCAACATCGTTCAGTACATCACCCATGTTCGTTTAATCACCGTGGAACGCAGCGGTAACGTCAAAAAATGTACGGAACGAAACAAAATAACAGTGTCAACATCGTTCAGTACATCACCCATGTTCGTTTAATCACCGTGGAATTCCAGAGACACAATTAACGAGAAACCGATGCCGTTGATATTTTCCGCGTCCGTTTTACTCTCCGTTTGTTGCCGCAGCGACTGGAAAATCAGTTAACCGTACTTCACCTGTGCTATGTGTTGCTGTCGTTAAAGGTTTAATTTTTGACGTTACCGCTGTGTTTCACGGTGATGAAACGGACATGGGTATCGACGAATCTTTGCCGTCAGATCCTTCCATCCTCCCCTCACATCCCAGTGATCGCGTCTTTGCTGGTTTTTGGGCTCACTTCGTCGACGGAAAGGTAACAAATAATTGAAGTGATATCAATTATTCTATCTGactaactaaatatatatgagAGAAATTAGATAATAATAAGCAAGCAAATGTTTTAAGAATCTTTTAAATAGATTTTACGTTCAACTAATCAATTATTTCTAAGAGGCCGTTATGAAATAGTCTAAATAtaatcctctatatattaattgagaagcatttgaaaaattagaaccttaattttgtattaattaaaaaaagccCCAAATCCTAGGTGacactctaaatgccttctaaattccatttcaaagaattctaaagcatctaatataaagtatagtttaatctaatggtgtcacattatttcataattatataacactagaaaacattatattaacctaaaatataggaagtgtgtattctttccttaaataaaagctacggaattacctaatatgatttatatatatatgacaattaatgattatgaataataaagatttgataacaatttttgcatccttcttcatttttgtttaaatttatattattaaaaaaaattaaacaatcacattaaccatataataaaaaaatagattttttcttatatgttatattttgaattttttaaaatgactttaaattacaaaaatgaggaaaccttatatgttatatatattttttttaaaataactttaaaata
This Brassica napus cultivar Da-Ae chromosome C6, Da-Ae, whole genome shotgun sequence DNA region includes the following protein-coding sequences:
- the LOC106404556 gene encoding cytochrome c oxidase assembly protein COX19, giving the protein MSTGGAFGGNRGLRPIPPEKGIFPLDHLHECDAEKKEYLGCLKSSSNKSEQCRHLSKKYLQCRMAKNLMAKQDMSELGFSGVKELDSAGDKNKESLEH
- the LOC106406321 gene encoding 60S ribosomal protein L10-3, with amino-acid sequence MAKSKMYIKSPMGLLDKQLRLLSLGFSRCSSYKDNISRVFPHHRRTQPNKMGRRPARCYRQIKGKPYPKSRYCRGVPDPKIRIYDVGMKKKGVDEFPFCVHLVSWEKENVSSEALEAARIACNKYMVKSAGKDAFHLRIRVHPFHVLRINKMLSCAGADRLQTGMRGAFGKALGTCARVAIGQVLLSVRCKDNHGAHAQEALRRAKFKFPGRQKIIVSRKWGFTKFNRADYTRMRQSKRIVPDGVNAKFLSNHGPLAKRQPGSAFISATE